From Streptomyces chrestomyceticus JCM 4735, one genomic window encodes:
- a CDS encoding bifunctional DNA primase/polymerase has product MSDWPSEHPRRPAPAAFHTAAYVTLAGADWLASAAPRPEAVHARWASCPEAPSTLPCGTVFDVINAPALFGRDLVDRLWTAGPGSGPVATHRGRILLFAEPGTARRLPALLGWEEWSGSVPPLLCHGPGDAVTVPPLFPQRSPQPDPPHTPHSAQDLTASRWLVAPDVRHPWLPGPGALLWACIRAARRATGVATAVPDGPVATAARNSPDAPADPATTRTAPTLIPPL; this is encoded by the coding sequence ATGAGCGACTGGCCCTCCGAGCATCCCCGCCGACCCGCCCCCGCCGCCTTCCACACCGCGGCGTACGTCACCCTCGCCGGCGCCGACTGGCTCGCCTCCGCCGCCCCGCGCCCCGAGGCCGTGCACGCCCGGTGGGCGTCCTGTCCGGAGGCGCCGAGCACACTGCCGTGCGGCACGGTCTTCGACGTGATCAACGCGCCCGCGCTCTTCGGCCGCGACCTGGTGGACCGCTTATGGACCGCGGGGCCCGGGTCCGGGCCCGTCGCCACCCACCGCGGCCGCATCCTGCTGTTCGCCGAGCCCGGTACGGCCCGGCGGCTGCCCGCCCTGCTCGGCTGGGAGGAGTGGTCCGGCTCCGTACCGCCACTGCTCTGCCACGGGCCGGGCGACGCCGTGACCGTCCCGCCCCTCTTCCCCCAGCGGTCACCGCAGCCGGACCCGCCCCACACACCCCACAGCGCTCAGGACCTCACCGCCTCCCGCTGGCTGGTGGCCCCGGACGTACGCCACCCCTGGCTCCCCGGGCCGGGCGCCCTCCTCTGGGCCTGCATACGTGCCGCCCGGCGCGCCACCGGCGTCGCCACCGCAGTACCCGACGGCCCCGTCGCCACCGCGGCACGCAACAGCCCCGACGCCCCCGCCGACCCCGCCACCACCCGAACGGCGCCAACCCTCATCCCACCCCTGTGA
- a CDS encoding putative bifunctional diguanylate cyclase/phosphodiesterase produces MRERAVSGYPGGTGRAPGTTLSAVTERKEPTNESGGGPDGASDPAPADGPTAADGPARSATPDGHPRTGESRPGESGAPGPPGTPGEPRTGVRGEPDAGDGSAASLRDYRAAFRAARAPLAVLNRDGLVLAANPAFGELVGAAPDDLVAATAADLTELGTDPRIWAAYREVLRGHSDRLRCTRRLKHPDGQFLWAEVTVEPLPDEDCVLLSVADISDRHDLLARLRHLQMHDPVTRLPNRALFFERLAGALESAAFEQHGTGRVGLCYLDLDGFKAVNDTLGHRVGDRLLSAVAQRLTHCAESLADRGAVRGGSGHLVARLGGDEFALLVEDSAGTEQLAELAQRVLDALQRPFDLAGQRLSVSASIGVVERAATGTTATGLMQAADTTLYWAKEDGKARWTLFDPERNAHRMTRQALSSTLRPAVDRGEFTLEYQPLVGLGDGRAQGVEALVRWRHPQFGTLSPNRFIGLAEENGSIVELGRWVLARACHQARAWQLARPGAEPLFVSVNVAVRQVWDSDLVADVAGILAETGLPPALLQLELTESAVMGSAGRPLQALQALSEMGVRIAIDDFGTGYSNLAYLSRLPVSVLKLDGSFVRGFRSQEHPNPADETIVEALVALAHRLGLTVTAECVESAEQAERLRRIGCDTGQGWLYSRPVPPDRVCDLIGAGRETGA; encoded by the coding sequence ATGCGGGAGCGAGCAGTGAGCGGATACCCCGGCGGCACGGGCCGCGCGCCCGGAACGACGCTCTCCGCGGTGACGGAGCGTAAAGAACCGACCAATGAATCCGGCGGAGGCCCGGACGGCGCCTCCGACCCGGCACCCGCCGACGGCCCCACCGCGGCCGACGGCCCCGCCCGGTCCGCCACACCCGACGGACACCCCCGGACCGGCGAGTCCCGACCCGGCGAGTCCGGTGCGCCAGGCCCCCCCGGCACGCCCGGCGAGCCGCGGACCGGCGTCCGCGGCGAACCCGACGCCGGTGACGGCTCGGCGGCCTCGCTGCGCGACTACCGCGCCGCCTTCCGTGCCGCCCGCGCCCCATTGGCCGTGCTGAACCGCGACGGCCTGGTGCTCGCCGCCAACCCCGCCTTCGGCGAACTGGTCGGCGCGGCACCGGACGACCTGGTCGCGGCCACCGCCGCCGACCTGACCGAGCTGGGCACCGACCCGCGCATCTGGGCCGCGTACCGGGAGGTCCTGCGCGGCCACAGCGACCGGCTGCGGTGCACCCGACGACTGAAACATCCGGACGGGCAGTTCCTCTGGGCGGAGGTGACGGTCGAGCCGCTGCCGGACGAGGACTGCGTCCTGCTGTCCGTGGCGGACATCAGCGACCGGCACGACCTGCTGGCCCGGCTGCGCCACCTCCAGATGCACGACCCGGTGACCCGGCTGCCCAACCGCGCGCTGTTCTTCGAGCGGCTCGCGGGCGCGCTGGAGTCGGCCGCCTTCGAGCAGCACGGTACGGGCCGGGTCGGCCTGTGCTACCTCGACCTGGACGGCTTCAAGGCCGTCAACGACACCCTCGGGCACCGCGTCGGCGACCGGCTGCTGAGCGCGGTGGCGCAGCGCCTGACGCACTGCGCCGAGAGCCTGGCCGATCGGGGCGCGGTACGCGGCGGCAGCGGCCACCTGGTGGCGCGGCTGGGCGGCGACGAGTTCGCCCTCCTGGTGGAGGACTCGGCCGGTACCGAACAACTCGCCGAACTGGCACAACGGGTCCTGGACGCGCTCCAGCGGCCGTTCGACCTGGCCGGGCAGCGGCTGTCGGTCTCGGCGAGCATCGGGGTCGTGGAGCGCGCGGCGACCGGCACCACGGCGACCGGCCTGATGCAGGCCGCGGACACCACGCTGTACTGGGCGAAGGAGGACGGCAAGGCCCGCTGGACGCTCTTCGACCCCGAGCGCAACGCGCACCGGATGACCCGGCAGGCGCTGTCCAGCACGCTGCGGCCGGCGGTGGACCGCGGCGAGTTCACGCTGGAGTACCAGCCGCTGGTCGGGCTCGGTGACGGGCGGGCACAGGGCGTCGAGGCGCTGGTGCGCTGGCGTCATCCGCAGTTCGGCACACTGTCGCCGAATCGGTTCATCGGATTGGCGGAGGAGAACGGCTCGATCGTCGAGCTGGGCCGCTGGGTGCTGGCCCGCGCCTGCCACCAGGCCCGCGCCTGGCAACTGGCACGTCCCGGCGCCGAGCCGCTGTTCGTCAGCGTGAACGTCGCCGTACGCCAGGTGTGGGACTCCGACCTGGTCGCGGACGTGGCGGGCATCCTCGCCGAGACCGGGCTGCCGCCCGCCCTGCTCCAACTGGAGCTGACCGAGTCGGCGGTGATGGGCTCGGCCGGGCGCCCGCTCCAGGCGCTCCAGGCGCTGAGCGAGATGGGCGTACGGATCGCCATCGACGACTTCGGCACCGGCTACTCGAACCTGGCCTACCTCAGCCGGCTGCCGGTGTCCGTACTGAAGCTGGACGGGTCCTTCGTGCGGGGCTTCCGTTCGCAGGAGCATCCGAACCCGGCGGACGAGACGATCGTGGAGGCGCTGGTGGCGCTCGCGCACCGGCTGGGTCTGACGGTCACCGCGGAGTGCGTGGAGAGCGCCGAGCAGGCGGAACGGTTGCGCCGCATCGGCTGTGACACCGGGCAGGGGTGGCTGTACTCCCGCCCGGTGCCCCCGGACCGGGTCTGCGATCTGATCGGGGCGGGGCGGGAGACCGGCGCGTAG
- a CDS encoding LLM class flavin-dependent oxidoreductase: protein MSGDHDEIRDHEESRDGDARNGDGIRGAALGTAPVPLSVLDLVTVGAGHTASEAVRTAVGIARTAERRGFHRYWVAEHHSMPGVASSSPAVLLAHLAAHTDRIRLGSGGVMLPNHAPLVIAEQFGTLEAMAPGRVDLGLGRAPGTDGATAAALRRTERLHEGADEFPQQLAELTRFLDDDFPDGHPYSRIHAVPGPVQATSPGGVQSAHRPPLWLLGSSGFSAQLAGRLGLPFAFAHHFSAANTIPALDLYRESFRPSAVLAEPYALIGVAALAAEDEKEAHRQVLTGALSMIRLRTGRPGLVPSPEEAAAYAFSGMERDFVDSWLSNIVYGTPDAVRTGLDDLAKRTGADELMITANAHGGDVRLRSYELIADAYGLPTV from the coding sequence GTGAGCGGCGACCACGACGAGATCCGGGACCACGAAGAAAGCCGGGACGGCGACGCCCGGAACGGCGACGGCATCCGGGGCGCGGCCCTCGGCACCGCGCCCGTCCCCCTGTCCGTACTGGACCTGGTGACCGTGGGCGCGGGACACACCGCCTCCGAGGCCGTACGCACCGCCGTCGGGATCGCCCGCACGGCCGAGCGCCGCGGCTTCCACCGCTACTGGGTCGCCGAGCACCACTCGATGCCCGGCGTGGCCTCCTCGTCCCCCGCGGTCCTGCTGGCGCACCTCGCCGCGCACACTGACCGCATCCGGCTCGGCTCCGGCGGCGTCATGCTGCCCAACCATGCGCCGCTGGTGATCGCCGAGCAGTTCGGCACGCTGGAGGCGATGGCCCCCGGCCGCGTCGACCTCGGCCTCGGCCGCGCGCCCGGCACCGACGGCGCCACCGCCGCCGCGCTGCGCCGTACCGAGCGGCTGCACGAGGGCGCCGACGAGTTCCCGCAGCAGCTCGCCGAGCTGACCCGCTTCCTGGACGACGACTTCCCCGACGGGCACCCCTACAGCCGCATCCACGCGGTGCCGGGCCCGGTCCAGGCGACGTCCCCGGGCGGCGTCCAGTCGGCGCACCGGCCGCCGCTGTGGCTGCTCGGCTCCTCCGGCTTCAGCGCCCAGTTGGCGGGCCGCCTGGGCCTGCCGTTCGCCTTCGCCCACCACTTCTCGGCGGCGAACACCATCCCCGCGCTGGACCTGTACCGCGAGTCCTTCCGCCCCTCCGCGGTCCTGGCCGAGCCGTACGCGCTGATCGGCGTCGCCGCGCTGGCCGCCGAGGACGAGAAGGAGGCGCACCGCCAGGTCCTCACCGGCGCGCTGTCCATGATCCGGCTGCGCACCGGGCGTCCCGGGCTGGTGCCCAGCCCCGAGGAGGCGGCGGCGTACGCGTTCAGCGGCATGGAGCGCGACTTCGTGGACAGTTGGCTGTCCAACATCGTCTACGGCACGCCCGACGCGGTCCGCACCGGCCTGGACGACCTGGCCAAGCGCACCGGCGCGGACGAGCTGATGATCACCGCCAACGCGCACGGCGGGGACGTCCGGCTGCGTTCTTACGAGCTGATCGCGGACGCGTACGGGCTGCCTACGGTGTGA
- a CDS encoding M6 family metalloprotease domain-containing protein encodes MGRRALRRVAAVATSLSAVIATSVIAGPATASEGTPPCALARTDAHHSEGLDTWNRAYPRPVRTLDAVMVFLSFPDSEPVTDPRELAADYFPATTRFFERASYGRFTLRPDIQRRWVRMPQASSTYGIRRDWAAGDRAAYLRDAVAAADGSVDFSRYDVVYLVADPDAAGVDSDATKVVNLDRPLRADDADLSRFVTLFEQSPPDRNVLAHETGHVFDLPDLYHRPQEGKGDWDTYVGDWDLMGSQFGLAPDPFGWHKWKIGWLGGRQVTCVSLGRERRSSVHTLRPLSAPMGPGDGRRARLLVVRTGPRSALAVEARGAVGNDHDVCTEGVLVYRVHSETASGSGPVEVLDGHPGTEACWGTSVFPRLADAPLGEGESLDAAEDGVRVQVYGRSSSGDWTVKVERSG; translated from the coding sequence GTGGGCCGTCGCGCGCTGCGCCGGGTGGCCGCCGTGGCCACCTCCCTCAGCGCCGTCATAGCCACCTCCGTCATCGCGGGCCCCGCCACCGCGTCCGAGGGGACGCCGCCGTGCGCCCTGGCCCGTACCGACGCCCACCACTCCGAGGGCCTGGACACCTGGAACCGCGCCTACCCGCGCCCGGTCCGCACCCTTGACGCCGTCATGGTCTTCCTGTCCTTCCCCGACTCCGAGCCGGTCACCGACCCCCGCGAACTGGCCGCCGACTACTTCCCGGCCACCACCCGCTTCTTCGAGCGCGCGTCCTACGGCCGCTTCACCCTGCGCCCCGACATCCAGCGCCGCTGGGTACGGATGCCGCAGGCCTCCAGCACGTACGGCATACGCCGGGACTGGGCGGCCGGCGACCGCGCCGCCTACCTCCGGGACGCGGTCGCCGCCGCCGACGGCTCGGTGGACTTCAGCCGGTACGACGTCGTCTACCTCGTCGCCGACCCGGACGCGGCCGGCGTCGACTCCGACGCCACCAAGGTCGTCAACCTCGACCGCCCGCTGCGCGCCGACGACGCGGACCTCAGCCGGTTCGTCACGCTCTTCGAGCAGAGCCCGCCGGACCGCAACGTGCTCGCCCACGAGACCGGCCACGTCTTCGACCTGCCGGACCTCTACCACCGGCCCCAGGAGGGCAAGGGTGACTGGGACACGTACGTGGGCGACTGGGACCTCATGGGCAGCCAGTTCGGCCTCGCCCCCGACCCCTTCGGCTGGCACAAGTGGAAGATCGGCTGGCTCGGCGGCCGCCAGGTGACCTGCGTCTCCCTCGGCCGGGAGCGGCGCTCGTCCGTGCACACCCTGCGGCCGCTGTCCGCGCCCATGGGGCCGGGCGACGGGCGGCGGGCGCGGCTGCTGGTCGTCCGCACCGGTCCGCGCAGCGCGCTGGCCGTCGAGGCGCGCGGCGCGGTGGGCAACGATCACGACGTCTGCACCGAGGGCGTCCTGGTCTACCGGGTGCACAGCGAGACCGCGTCCGGGAGCGGTCCGGTGGAGGTGCTGGACGGGCACCCCGGTACCGAGGCGTGTTGGGGGACTTCCGTATTCCCCCGGCTTGCTGATGCGCCGCTCGGCGAAGGCGAAAGCCTGGACGCCGCCGAGGACGGGGTGCGGGTGCAGGTGTACGGGCGGTCGTCCTCGGGGGACTGGACGGTCAAGGTGGAGCGGAGCGGGTGA
- a CDS encoding aspartate/glutamate racemase family protein produces MASTVGFLYPGHSAEDDYPRLEALLGNGLSLPLVHTDIGEDAHRVDALLEMGSAARLAAGVAALKSRGAEAVVWACTSASFVFGWEGAHEQVRELSATAGLPASSTSFAFAHAVRALGAERVAIAATYPDDVAECFRAFLKSAGTEVVSTCGSGIITAAEVGTWGLEEVLLLARTGDHPDAQVVLLPDTALHTAAYLPAIEAELRKPVLTANQVTAWEGLRLLERTVACPALGTLFAGAPVPSAAG; encoded by the coding sequence ATGGCATCCACGGTCGGCTTCCTCTACCCCGGCCACTCCGCCGAGGACGACTACCCCCGGCTCGAAGCGCTCCTCGGCAACGGACTGAGCCTGCCGCTCGTCCACACCGACATCGGCGAGGACGCCCACCGCGTCGACGCGCTGCTGGAGATGGGCTCCGCCGCCCGGCTCGCGGCCGGCGTCGCCGCACTGAAGAGCCGCGGCGCCGAGGCCGTCGTCTGGGCCTGCACCAGCGCCAGCTTCGTCTTCGGCTGGGAGGGCGCCCACGAGCAGGTGCGCGAGCTGTCGGCCACCGCCGGGCTGCCCGCCTCCAGTACGTCCTTCGCCTTCGCGCACGCCGTACGGGCTCTCGGAGCCGAACGGGTGGCCATCGCCGCGACCTATCCCGACGACGTCGCCGAGTGCTTCCGCGCGTTCCTGAAGTCCGCGGGCACCGAAGTCGTCTCGACGTGCGGCAGCGGGATCATCACCGCGGCCGAGGTCGGCACCTGGGGCCTGGAGGAAGTCCTGCTCCTCGCCCGTACGGGGGACCATCCCGACGCCCAGGTGGTGCTGCTGCCCGACACGGCCCTGCACACCGCCGCGTACCTCCCCGCCATCGAGGCGGAGCTGCGCAAGCCGGTGCTCACCGCCAACCAGGTCACCGCCTGGGAGGGGCTGCGGCTGCTGGAGCGCACGGTCGCCTGTCCGGCGCTGGGCACGCTGTTCGCGGGGGCGCCGGTGCCGTCCGCGGCGGGGTAA